Proteins encoded together in one Flavobacteriales bacterium window:
- a CDS encoding glycosyltransferase family 1 protein, which produces MRIGLQTWGTEGDVAPFVALAAGLQRAGHQVTLVHTAVDDGDHARSLAGTGVTVHRVGGPFGQAVDPYALTASSSPTMQLRALLAKFHEPLAGALLEAGEALCRSNDIVVGHMLNRTLHTAALLHGTPRVSVAFSPQAIPGMLPPLGRSLGGWADAALWRLGDAVMTRALYPVSERLHRHRGLAPLRSLLTEGFRSPTLNLVAASPALIPPLKAPATVVTGAWRREQLPEDRVLREEVSTFLEAGPAPVHFTFGSCTTYAAREAWALMRCAVAQADVRAIVQLDAGLGREHGHRDLLVVHRVPHDLLFPRCAAVVHHGGAGTTHAVARAGAPSVVVPHGFDQMWWAGRLHALGVAPRPIPRRSASGHALAARIREVLDTPSCSRHAASLRTRMMGEDGVAMAVEAIGRLAGD; this is translated from the coding sequence ATGCGCATCGGTCTGCAGACCTGGGGCACCGAAGGCGATGTGGCCCCGTTCGTGGCCCTGGCCGCGGGCCTTCAGCGAGCAGGCCATCAAGTGACCCTGGTGCACACGGCCGTGGACGATGGTGACCATGCCCGGAGCCTGGCCGGAACAGGCGTGACCGTGCATCGGGTGGGTGGTCCGTTCGGGCAGGCCGTGGACCCGTACGCCCTGACAGCCTCCTCGTCGCCCACCATGCAGCTCCGCGCCCTGCTGGCGAAGTTCCACGAGCCTCTTGCCGGCGCCTTGCTGGAGGCCGGTGAGGCCCTGTGCCGGTCGAACGACATCGTGGTGGGCCACATGCTGAACCGCACCCTGCACACCGCGGCGCTGTTGCACGGCACCCCCAGGGTCTCCGTGGCCTTCTCCCCTCAGGCCATCCCGGGGATGCTGCCTCCGCTGGGCCGCTCGTTGGGCGGTTGGGCGGATGCCGCCCTGTGGCGCTTGGGCGATGCCGTGATGACCCGAGCGCTCTACCCCGTGAGCGAACGGTTGCACCGTCATCGCGGACTGGCACCGCTGCGCAGCCTGCTCACCGAGGGGTTCCGCTCTCCGACGCTGAACCTGGTGGCGGCCAGCCCGGCGTTGATACCTCCGCTGAAGGCGCCCGCGACGGTGGTGACCGGAGCGTGGAGGCGTGAGCAGCTGCCGGAGGATCGGGTGCTGCGGGAGGAGGTCAGCACGTTCCTGGAGGCAGGCCCAGCGCCGGTACACTTCACCTTCGGCTCATGCACGACCTACGCAGCGCGGGAAGCCTGGGCGCTGATGCGTTGCGCCGTGGCGCAGGCCGACGTGCGGGCCATCGTTCAGCTTGATGCCGGGCTTGGTCGCGAGCATGGCCACAGGGACCTGCTGGTGGTGCACCGCGTTCCGCATGACCTGCTGTTCCCGCGGTGCGCCGCGGTGGTGCACCATGGCGGTGCCGGAACCACACATGCCGTGGCCCGGGCCGGTGCACCCTCGGTGGTGGTGCCGCACGGCTTCGACCAGATGTGGTGGGCCGGTCGTCTGCATGCGCTCGGTGTGGCGCCCCGTCCCATCCCCCGTCGATCGGCCTCGGGGCACGCACTGGCGGCGCGCATCCGCGAAGTGCTCGATACGCCTTCGTGCTCCCGACACGCGGCTTCGTTGCGCACGCGCATGATGGGTGAGGACGGCGTGGCCATGGCGGTGGAGGCCATCGGGCGCCTCGCGGGCGATTGA